Proteins encoded together in one Coffea arabica cultivar ET-39 chromosome 2c, Coffea Arabica ET-39 HiFi, whole genome shotgun sequence window:
- the LOC140004001 gene encoding GCN5-related N-acetyltransferase 4, chloroplastic-like isoform X1 encodes MPPLTVSGTSSINFNSLSLTQNPSLNHLNFFNSRTSFPSSYRAPLHDPLSPSLLSSSGLCRASQLAELFPTMSPDIVVREARLEDCWEVAETHCSSFFPQYSFPLDFALRIDRLIGMLFGFSLPGGCQRTCLVAVTGQSDEDTLHFWNEDLKIGGFDGKFSLNKGYVAGILTVDTVADFLPRKGPLRQRSAIMYQRYHIIRKGIAYISNVAVRENFRRKGIAKRLINKAETQARSWGCRAIALHCDLNNPGAIKLYKGQGFKCVRVPEAANWPQPKTSPDGQFHFMMKLLK; translated from the exons ATGCCACCATTAACAGTATCAGGGACTTCCTCAATTAATTTTAACAGCTTAAGCCTCACCCAAAACCCATCTCTAAATCATCtcaatttcttcaattctaGGACATCCTTTCCATCTTCTTATAGGGCTCCTCTTCACGACCCTCTTTCCCCTTCCCTCCTCTCTTCTTCAg GGCTTTGTAGGGCCAGTCAGTTGGCTGAATTATTCCCAACCATGTCTCCTGATATAGTTGTGAGAGAGGCCAGATTAGAGGATTGTTGGGAAGTGGCTGAGACTCATTGTAGCTCTTTCTTTCCACAATATTCCTTTCCTCTAGATTTTGCATTGAGAATTGACAGGCTGATTGGAATGCTATTTGGGTTCTCTTTGCCCGGTGGTTGCCAGAGGACCTGTCTTGTTGCTGTCACTGGCCAGTCAGATGAAGATACACTGCATTTCTGGAATGAAGATTTAAAAATTGGAGGTTTTGATGGAAAATTCAGTCTAAATAAGGGATATGTTGCTGGGATATTgactgtggatactgtggctgATTTTCTTCCAAGAAAAGGACCCCTGCGGCAAAGAAG TGCAATTATGTATCAACGCTACCATATCATCAGGAAAGGTATTGCATACATATCAAATGTTGCCGTCCGAGAAAATTTCCGCAGAAAGGGAATAGCAAAAAGGCTCATAAATAAAGCGGAGACTCAAGCCAGAAGTTGGGGATGTCGAGCCATTGCTTTGCACTGTGACCTTAATAATCCTGGAGCTATAAAATTGTACAAGGGCCAGGGCTTCAAGTGTGTTAGAGTTCCCGAAGCAGCAAACTGGCCACAGCCCAAGACTTCACCAGATGGACAGTTTCACTTCATGATGAAACTTCTGAAGTGA
- the LOC140004001 gene encoding GCN5-related N-acetyltransferase 4, chloroplastic-like isoform X2, with the protein MPPLTVSGTSSINFNSLSLTQNPSLNHLNFFNSRTSFPSSYRAPLHDPLSPSLLSSSGLCRASQLAELFPTMSPDIVVREARLEDCWEVAETHCSSFFPQYSFPLDFALRIDRLIGMLFGFSLPGGCQRTCLVAVTGQSDEDTLHFWNEDLKIGGFDGKFSLNKGYVAGILTVDTVADFLPRKGPLRQRRKGIAYISNVAVRENFRRKGIAKRLINKAETQARSWGCRAIALHCDLNNPGAIKLYKGQGFKCVRVPEAANWPQPKTSPDGQFHFMMKLLK; encoded by the exons ATGCCACCATTAACAGTATCAGGGACTTCCTCAATTAATTTTAACAGCTTAAGCCTCACCCAAAACCCATCTCTAAATCATCtcaatttcttcaattctaGGACATCCTTTCCATCTTCTTATAGGGCTCCTCTTCACGACCCTCTTTCCCCTTCCCTCCTCTCTTCTTCAg GGCTTTGTAGGGCCAGTCAGTTGGCTGAATTATTCCCAACCATGTCTCCTGATATAGTTGTGAGAGAGGCCAGATTAGAGGATTGTTGGGAAGTGGCTGAGACTCATTGTAGCTCTTTCTTTCCACAATATTCCTTTCCTCTAGATTTTGCATTGAGAATTGACAGGCTGATTGGAATGCTATTTGGGTTCTCTTTGCCCGGTGGTTGCCAGAGGACCTGTCTTGTTGCTGTCACTGGCCAGTCAGATGAAGATACACTGCATTTCTGGAATGAAGATTTAAAAATTGGAGGTTTTGATGGAAAATTCAGTCTAAATAAGGGATATGTTGCTGGGATATTgactgtggatactgtggctgATTTTCTTCCAAGAAAAGGACCCCTGCGGCAAAGAAG GAAAGGTATTGCATACATATCAAATGTTGCCGTCCGAGAAAATTTCCGCAGAAAGGGAATAGCAAAAAGGCTCATAAATAAAGCGGAGACTCAAGCCAGAAGTTGGGGATGTCGAGCCATTGCTTTGCACTGTGACCTTAATAATCCTGGAGCTATAAAATTGTACAAGGGCCAGGGCTTCAAGTGTGTTAGAGTTCCCGAAGCAGCAAACTGGCCACAGCCCAAGACTTCACCAGATGGACAGTTTCACTTCATGATGAAACTTCTGAAGTGA
- the LOC140004001 gene encoding uncharacterized protein isoform X3: MPPLTVSGTSSINFNSLSLTQNPSLNHLNFFNSRTSFPSSYRAPLHDPLSPSLLSSSGLCRASQLAELFPTMSPDIVVREARLEDCWEVAETHCSSFFPQYSFPLDFALRIDRLIGMLFGFSLPGGCQRTCLVAVTGQSDEDTLHFWNEDLKIGGFDGKFSLNKGYVAGILTVDTVADFLPRKGPLRQRRHKLILHLEHRHVGFGLLLFSDSNTGKRYIGMLLSCSTFPFWLNPVKYSKKRTSTSTQCPCLLLAKYRFIPIAILATGQI; the protein is encoded by the exons ATGCCACCATTAACAGTATCAGGGACTTCCTCAATTAATTTTAACAGCTTAAGCCTCACCCAAAACCCATCTCTAAATCATCtcaatttcttcaattctaGGACATCCTTTCCATCTTCTTATAGGGCTCCTCTTCACGACCCTCTTTCCCCTTCCCTCCTCTCTTCTTCAg GGCTTTGTAGGGCCAGTCAGTTGGCTGAATTATTCCCAACCATGTCTCCTGATATAGTTGTGAGAGAGGCCAGATTAGAGGATTGTTGGGAAGTGGCTGAGACTCATTGTAGCTCTTTCTTTCCACAATATTCCTTTCCTCTAGATTTTGCATTGAGAATTGACAGGCTGATTGGAATGCTATTTGGGTTCTCTTTGCCCGGTGGTTGCCAGAGGACCTGTCTTGTTGCTGTCACTGGCCAGTCAGATGAAGATACACTGCATTTCTGGAATGAAGATTTAAAAATTGGAGGTTTTGATGGAAAATTCAGTCTAAATAAGGGATATGTTGCTGGGATATTgactgtggatactgtggctgATTTTCTTCCAAGAAAAGGACCCCTGCGGCAAAGAAG GCATAAATTAATCTTACATCTTGAGCATAGGCATGTTGGATTTGGACTATTGCTTTTTAGTGACTCCAACACAGGGAAGAGATATATCGGCATGCTGCTTTCTTGTTCTACATTCCCTTTTTGGTTAAATCCAGTAAAATATTCGAAGAAAAGGACCTCTACGTCCACTCAATGCCCATGCTTACTGCTGGCAAAATATAGATTCATTCCAATTGCTATACTTGCTACTGGTCAAATCTAG